Part of the Deinococcus multiflagellatus genome, CTGACCAGGGCCACCGGGCGGCCCCCTTCCAGAATGGCGATGTCCTGGCCGCCTTCAGCGAGGCGGGCTTCAAAGCGCAGGTGGTGCAGGCCCAGGCCCCAGCGGCGCAGCGCCTGTGTCAGGGCGCCCGTCAGCGCGGCGTTCATGGTGTCGGGGTCGGCGCCGCTGCCCTGCAGGGCACGCACGCCACTGTCCACGGCGGCGGTGGCCATCAGGGCATCAAAGGCCTCGAAGGGGGAGGTGGTCTGCCGCTCGTCTTTTGTTTTCACTCGTGCCATAGCCCCTCTATTCTGCCCTGAACAGAGCGTCTTGTGTGTCGGGTCGGCACCTTATGGGCGCTGGGTGCGGGCCGATACGGATTTCCGGCTCTGCAGGTCTGCGAATCCCGCCAGTCGGAAAAATGCCGAAAGGGGTGATGGCATGCTTCGGAAGTCGCCTGAGCACTGTCGCGGACCGTGTTCAGGCGAGGCGAGCAGGGCATAGGAGAAACGTCGTCTGGAACGACTATGTTGCTCGCGCCTCTCTGTATCGGGCGCAAAGGTCGGGGGAAAGACTGCGCGTTCATCGGGCTCATCTCCACAGACTGCAGAAACTGTCCAGAGCGTTGATGAAGGCCTCCCCTACCCGGCACACCTCCACACAGGTGGGCGGGCGCGCGGCCCCGGCTCGGGTAAGCTGCGGGGCACTGTGCGCCCTGCTGCCTGCCCGGAGTGTTTCCGCCCATGACCATCACCCTCAGCGGGCAGTTGCTGCTGCCCAGCGGCCTGCAAAGCGGGCGCCTGACAGTGCAGGAGGGCCGGATTGCGCAGCTGGAGCCCCTGCCCAGCGCTGACCCTACAGTTCTGATCCTCCCCGGCTTCGTGGATACACATGTGCACGGCGGCGCGGGGGGCGACACGATGGACGGCCCGGAGGGCATTCGCACCCTGGCGCGGCTGCACGCCCGGCACGGCACCACCACGCTGCTGCCCACCACCATCACCAACCCCTGGCCGGAGGTGCTGCGCGCGCTGCGGGCCGTGGCGCAGGTGATCCAGGAGGGCGGGGCCCCTGGCGGCGCCGACCTGCCCGGCGCGCACCTGGAAGGCCCCTTCATCAGCCCCGGGCGGCTGGGCGCGCAGCCGCCCTGCGCCGTGGACCCCACCCCCGAGCGCGTGGCCGAGGTGCTGGCTACGGGGGCCGTGCGCGCCGTGACCCTGGCTCCGGAGCTGCCGGGGGCCCTGGACGCCGCGCGCACCTTTGCGCGGGCTGGCGTGCGCGTGGGCATCGGCCACACCCGCGCCGACGCCGAGACCGTGCAGGTCGCCCTGGCGGCCGTCCACCAGGCCGGCGGCCAGAGTTGCGCGACCCACCTCTTTAACGCGATGGGCGGCATTGAGGGCCGCGTGCCCGGACCCCCCGGCGCCCTGATCGCCGACCCCCACGCCACCCTGGAAGTCATTCTGGACGGCTTGCATGTGCACCCCACGTCGTTTCTGCTGGCCCGCGCGGCGGCGCCTGAGCGGGTCATGCTGATCACGGACGCCATGCGCGCCGCTGGCCTGGGCGACGGCCCCAGCGAACTGGGCGGGCAGCCCGTGACGGTGCAGGGCGGCAAGGCCACCCTGGCCGACGGCACCCTGGCCGGCAGTGTCCTTACCCTGGACGCGGCCCTGCGCCGCGCCGCCGCCCTGGGTGTGCCCCTGCCCGAATTGAGCCGCATGCTGAGCCTGACCCCCGCCCGCTCGGTGGGCCTGCATGACCGGGGCGAACTGAGAACGGGCCTGCGCGCGGATCTGGTGGTGCTGAACGCGGATTTGCAGGTGCAGGCCACCTATGTGGGGGGCATGGCGGTGGGCTGAACTCCCAGTCGCCCAGCACCGACGCGTCTGGCGGAGAGCCAGAGCTTGCCGTGG contains:
- the nagA gene encoding N-acetylglucosamine-6-phosphate deacetylase, whose amino-acid sequence is MTITLSGQLLLPSGLQSGRLTVQEGRIAQLEPLPSADPTVLILPGFVDTHVHGGAGGDTMDGPEGIRTLARLHARHGTTTLLPTTITNPWPEVLRALRAVAQVIQEGGAPGGADLPGAHLEGPFISPGRLGAQPPCAVDPTPERVAEVLATGAVRAVTLAPELPGALDAARTFARAGVRVGIGHTRADAETVQVALAAVHQAGGQSCATHLFNAMGGIEGRVPGPPGALIADPHATLEVILDGLHVHPTSFLLARAAAPERVMLITDAMRAAGLGDGPSELGGQPVTVQGGKATLADGTLAGSVLTLDAALRRAAALGVPLPELSRMLSLTPARSVGLHDRGELRTGLRADLVVLNADLQVQATYVGGMAVG